One Phycisphaera mikurensis NBRC 102666 DNA window includes the following coding sequences:
- a CDS encoding inorganic pyrophosphatase yields MPQPAFPSTYYRWRPHPWHGLEPGIEPPIRMQAYIEITPFDQVKYETSKTTGYLRVDRPQRSSSQPPALYGFFPRTYCGDRVTKLSPNAQCGDGDPLDVCVISEQPINRGDVLVHTRVIGGLRCVDGDEADDKIIAILEGDNIWADVDCISDLPDVLVERLRHYFGTYKMIPGQPSQMEVHETYDQDKATEVILASMEDYAEEFGS; encoded by the coding sequence ATGCCTCAGCCCGCCTTCCCCTCCACGTACTACCGCTGGCGCCCGCACCCCTGGCACGGCCTCGAGCCCGGCATCGAGCCGCCGATCCGCATGCAGGCCTACATCGAGATCACGCCCTTCGACCAGGTGAAGTACGAGACCTCCAAGACCACCGGCTACCTGCGCGTCGACCGCCCGCAACGCAGCAGCTCGCAGCCGCCCGCGCTCTACGGCTTCTTCCCGCGGACCTACTGCGGCGACCGGGTGACGAAGCTCTCGCCCAACGCGCAGTGCGGCGACGGCGACCCCCTGGACGTCTGCGTCATCTCCGAGCAGCCCATCAACCGCGGCGACGTGCTGGTGCACACCCGCGTGATCGGCGGCCTCCGCTGCGTCGACGGCGACGAGGCCGACGACAAGATCATCGCCATCCTCGAGGGCGACAACATCTGGGCCGACGTCGACTGCATCTCCGACCTGCCCGACGTGCTCGTCGAGCGGCTCCGCCACTACTTCGGCACCTACAAGATGATCCCGGGCCAGCCCAGCCAGATGGAGGTCCACGAAACCTACGACCAGGACAAGGCGACCGAGGTGATCCTCGCCTCGATGGAGGATTACGCCGAAGAATTCGGCAGCTGA
- a CDS encoding SDR family oxidoreductase, which produces MQDPRTRFPQPPFENQKPFEMPGSTSKMDPTPDHGESSYTGSGKLKGHRALITGGDSGIGRAVAICYAKEGADVMLNALSESDDLTAAAAECRLHGGKVETSLGDLRQESFCKELVQQTVSKLGGLDVLVNNAAYQEVRESVDDVESELFDRIMKTNVYAPFWLSKEALNHIGAGGSIINTTSIQGFDPTPSLLPYATTKSALLGMTKALAGMAIEKGVRVNSVAPGPVWTPFIPGSMPEAQVQKFGGSTAFGRPAQPVEMAVMYVWLASADASYVTGETFGGTGGKMPL; this is translated from the coding sequence ATGCAAGACCCCCGCACCCGATTTCCTCAGCCGCCCTTCGAGAACCAGAAGCCGTTCGAGATGCCCGGCTCGACGTCGAAGATGGACCCGACGCCCGATCACGGCGAGTCCTCCTACACCGGCTCCGGCAAGCTCAAGGGCCACCGGGCGCTGATCACCGGCGGCGACTCCGGGATCGGCCGGGCCGTGGCGATCTGCTACGCCAAGGAGGGCGCCGACGTGATGCTCAACGCCCTCTCCGAGAGCGACGACCTCACCGCCGCCGCGGCCGAGTGCCGCCTCCACGGCGGCAAGGTCGAGACCTCGCTCGGCGACCTGCGCCAGGAGTCCTTCTGCAAGGAGCTCGTGCAGCAGACCGTCTCGAAGCTCGGCGGCCTCGACGTGCTCGTCAACAACGCCGCCTACCAGGAGGTGCGCGAGTCGGTCGACGACGTCGAGAGCGAGCTCTTCGACCGCATCATGAAGACCAACGTGTACGCGCCCTTCTGGCTCTCCAAGGAGGCACTGAACCACATCGGGGCCGGCGGCTCCATCATCAACACGACGAGCATCCAGGGCTTCGACCCCACGCCGAGCCTGCTCCCTTACGCGACCACCAAGAGCGCGCTGCTGGGGATGACCAAGGCCCTCGCCGGCATGGCGATCGAGAAGGGCGTCCGGGTCAACTCGGTTGCCCCCGGACCGGTCTGGACGCCGTTCATCCCCGGCTCCATGCCCGAGGCGCAGGTGCAGAAGTTCGGCGGCAGCACCGCCTTCGGCCGCCCGGCGCAGCCCGTGGAGATGGCCGTGATGTACGTCTGGCTCGCCAGCGCGGACGCGTCCTACGTCACCGGCGAGACCTTCGGCGGCACCGGCGGGAAGATGCCGCTCTAG